The Gossypium hirsutum isolate 1008001.06 chromosome D02, Gossypium_hirsutum_v2.1, whole genome shotgun sequence region ACGAGTAAACAAGTATgtcataaaaaaaactaacaCAAACTTCCTCaacaaatggcttaaaaatggAATTCGTAAGAGCTTGAAACGTGGATGGAGCATTAGTAAGCCCAAagggcatcacaaggaactcgtAGTGCCCTTCATGTATCTTAAAAGCAGTATTGTGAATGTTAGGTTCCCACATCCTGACCTTATGGTAACCTGACCGTAGATCCAACTTAGAAAATACCACTGCTTTCCCCAATTCATCTAGCAACTCTTCAATAATTGGAATTTGAAATCTATCATTGATTATCAAATGGTTCAAGTGTTTATAGTCCACACATAACCTCcttgtaccatctttcttttttaccaTATAGGAGAAGCAAAAGAACTATTGTTGTCCTAAATTACCCCAGTTTGCAACATCTCTTGTACCATTCTTTCCATTTCAGTCTTTTGTATGGCAGGATATCAATATGGCCTTAATTTTACCACAATAGTCTCATATTTTAGAGGGATTTTATGATCTTGTAATCTAGGTGGAGGTAACCCTTTAGGTTCCTTAAAAATGTCATAAATTCCTCCAATAATTGTTGTAATTGCCCTAGAGTTGATGAtgtcatggctctcaaagtagcCTGTGTTGGAGTAGGCACCATAATAACATAAGGACACAGAAGGCTTCCTGCCAAGGAAAAACATTTAGAACTCTAAAACCCCTCTACCAATTGAACATTACCAGGTTGAATACCCTTCAAGACACAAATCTGTCCTACATACATAAACTTCATGGTTAATGAACTAAATTGGCAACTAATGGTTCCCAAGGACAATAACCATTGCACTCCCAAGACTAAGTCATATTCCTTCAGGGGAAAAACATAAAAGTCAGTGTAAAAGTGAGTAGATTCCACCTCTCATTAGACAACTCGACAAATGCCCCCAGGTACTAAGATAGCTCTATTGGCTATAATAACCTTCAACTTGTTCATAGGATTCACTGGTAAGCCTAACTCTTTGACTAACTTGacacttataaaattataagtaCTACCAAAATCGATTAGAAGAATGACCCTGGTTTGGCCAATGTTGGCTGCCACTCACATGGTGTGAATGTCTTGAGATCCTTGGATAGCATGCAAAGATAAGACTATACCAGAaactgtaatacccctaacccctCTTCGTTGTCAGATTATGGTCACGAGCATTACTAGCATTTCAAACTATTAATcaatcataattacacatatacatactagccATTAACAATATAATGTACAGGGGCTGGTCTCAAACAATCAAATTATATCATATTAGAATATTATACAATCGAATAATGATTCATGCTATGCAATGTTAAACTTGGTCTTCCattgtctacactcttatcataatttatacattGCTAACTTAGTATTTCACTGTCTACGCTCTTATCACCATTTATCCTTTCTTGAATGTCAGAATTCGGATACATACAAGggtattccaattattagcatcagaaCATTGGTTCATACTCCATCTacaattatctttttaatttatctttaatGATGTTAGTGGAATGCACTTAATTTAAGTTTACTAACCCACCCCAATCCAAAGTAAAAGTTACTTTTATAGCCCCTATTACGAGTCTACGGGACCCTAAAAGTAGTTTAAAATTAGGCAAGgaataatttgaaacaattctataagtttaggaaataattacaaaaaatttgATTATAgggatcacacacccgtgtggccaggccgtgtgcctcacacacctatgtggccaggccgtgtgctttacacggttgagacacacgcctgtgtcttaggccgtgtaactctctaacttgggtcatatGCCCATGTGtgttgcccgtgtgtgacacacacttgtgtggccaggccgtgtacactcaaaagtaccttaaaactcaagtttatcaTTCCTACTTACTTaggcactaagcaactcaattaccaatcatttaacctattcaaaacacgattaaacatgcccaaaatacaacaatttcatCACCTAATATGCCTAACAAATGTACCATCactggtaccacattttatatgttcaaatacatcaacaacacatcaaatattcaagactttcattcatatcacatttaccaTATTTGTACTAACTTTCAACTTCTAAAGTTACCAAATATGAAGCTAAGCACATACCAAGCATTATGGTAAGCTACCAAACTTTAAactatcacataccaaaatataaactaggcTAACATACCAACATAACCTCAACCACTaccatatacacatttaaccatcatttcACTAGCAACTAAGTTAACAACATCTTATAAATAATACCAACAAAAGACTCCCTAggtacataccattacaaaatgaaatatcaccacaCTTAAGCTCGAGATTTGTGATTTGATGCTGAGTTGGCAATAATTCGAGCAGTACCTAGCCTACGCATGGAAAACAAAACTGTATGCTGAGTAAAagtcagtggtatttctataatccaaataagtatttaaaatgcaaaatgcaacaagtaaactatgttcatgtgtttcaattcaatagtataatttttgttcattccttattcacatctactaagattttcacatgttcaaatatataagtatatatcaatggcatttcatttaacatttgaatacatcatctcatgcaatggcatgattcatatctttgattaatacttgaatttattcaagtttcacatctcaattcatcatttcatatctcatttctcatatcataatcatttctcatatttgccatttcaatattttctcatctcatattcatttatcatatttttcatttcaatattaatcacataaattattattttactttcctcTATTAACACGACacagactcggacggatacatggatccaaccaatacaccagtttcgcacccagtgcctcattagataaatccaaagtaataattgcacgtagcgctatataaattgacacctagtgtctcattggttaaaccgaagcaaattagcaccagtgcctcatcgacttaaGGTCGAagtaatccctaaactcttcTTATCCtgtggcatgccatctatatctaaCTCAGCTCGATATAGTTAATAGggattcatttcacttttcaatacaaccaatgtctcaatttcatgaatatatatcatcacatataagcatatattcaattCGATAATAATCAGGtttttctcaatacacatatattcataatcagtatatttcataatatacaaaatcattcatttcatttcaattatgaatttaattcaattcccAAGTACCCAAGTACCCAAGTACTCATCTCAATTGCTCACCATATGCAAACAATTATATATGCaataatctactatttaattcggattatagaaacaaaAATAGTAATTTCTAAGCTATTTGACATCGATTTTGTCCTTCCCGTTTTTACTCAAGGATTCTGGTATGACGTTAGCTacgaaataaaacaattaaatcacattaatattacacatttcaagttcacattaaatttcaattttcacactatattttgcttatttttcaatttagtccctaaatcgagactagtTTTACCCTTCacttttaaattcatatttttatactaatttcactctagaCCACATTTAGCTTCCTTTTTTCCAATTCGAccccttaattttaatttttttataatttagtccttattattcaaaatcaacaattaacttcataatttaatccttttccatttctaacttaaaaacctatctatttaatccctaatacttaaactatttaacaatgtaaacatctaaaatcttgaataatactaaaaattacaatatgggTCAGGTAGCCCTAAGTATCGAGAttccgaaaatataaaaatgacaagaaaagaggactaaattgactaaccaattgaaatttgaaagtttGGAGCCCTTGGTGTCGTCAGCCActttgtttctttctcttttttttttctttaatttgcatGCAAttgtttcatctttctttccactttctttcatttatttattatgttttcattttattatctttattattatcattattattaaagttactttaatatataacatatacacaTGCAAATTCATTAAACCATAACTGCCCACCATTttaataaatggtaaatttgctaatttagtcccttctatttctttcaatctataattcaacttttaacccttacgtgatttagtccctgtaccttaataactcctaatttcacgaaatttactaatccaaaaatcaattatttattaagttagcctcgtaaatatttaataaaaatatttatgggtttgGTTTACGAAAATAGAGTCCCAAAAATAGGTTTTTCGACACCCCTGACTATTAGGTCGTTACAGAAACACTCCTCCCCCAACTTCAAATCTTCCAACCGCTTACTACATTCTTGAAACTTATCATTATCGCCCTCTATACCCGGTTCAAATATTAGTTGATATAACTTGGACATCATGCACTTGTGACCAACCCTGTATTTGGCCCTGCACCAATAGCAAAGTCATTTCTTTATTATGTCTTCAATCTCAGCAGAAGATAATGACTTAGGTATTCCACGAGGCTATCCTTTAATATTGGGTGAACCCGCTAGTGTAGCCCCCCATTCGATGGTTAAGGGTATCTAGGCCCTTTCTAACCAGTGAAGTTCAAAACAGATTGGGGTGTAAGCTTGAAATGAGCACCCCACCCCACCAACAACCTTCGTTTGGATGAGCCATTGAGGATGGCTTCCACCTATCTAGCAGTCAAAAACCTTTCCATCAAGGTGGTAGGTTTTAAAAGCTCTAGGCATTGCCCCACATCAGCCTTCAAATTAGTGATGAATATACTAACAACGTATTGTTTAGGTAACTGCAACTGATTTAACAAACTAATGAAAGAATTATAGTATTGATCGACTGAACCTACATGTTTAAGGGAGAGTTATTCTTTCATAGGATCCTAGACAGTTTGAGATCCAAACTTGTCCTTGGGACTCTGCGTATATGACTCCAATTCAACATGTGGAACCCCCTTGCCTTTGAGCATAAAAATGATGTCAATCGAAAGCCCTTCCCTCTAAATACAACATGACCATCCTTACTCTAGCATTCACAAGAATCTTCTTAGCCAAAAAGTACTATTCTAGTTTTGCCTACCAACCTCTAAAATTTGTACCGTCAAAATGAGGGTAATCCAATTTAGGGGGTTTAGTATTGACCTTGACAACACCAGACTTTTGGATTGGAAACAAGGAATCCTTAGGAGGGAATCTTGGTAGAGGCTCACTCAACACTCCTATCCCTTTGTTAGACAGTAAAAGTTTTCCCAAATATTGCTCAAATATACCATGAACTTGACCTTGAAGCTCAGCCTTCAACTCACCGCGAAAATCCTCCTTTAGTTCTTTGAACCTATCCCTAATACGACTATCCAATTTGTCTCCAATACGACTATCCAGTTGAGAGGGTTCGGATTGAAGCTTAGTGACTTCTTGTTGCAGATAAGTAACCTCCTTTTGCAGACAAGTGAAAATTCCATCTCCGACCATGAGAATTGACTTGCTCTGATTCTTTTGTTAGGAGATTGTTTCCAGGAAAACCAAGAGAACAGAAAACATAAAGAAAGagcagagaaaaaaaataaaattttcattatagcCAAAAACATCCCTTCCTTCTTTCCCCGATTCAATTATAACGAAGAAGAAGGATTGCAACATGGAAAGAAAACAAAGGCAATTACAATTGGAACAAAACACATCGTTTAACAAAGACGAATCAAAACTATtcatttcattaaaaacccttttCCCCAAAACACTATGTAGAACATTAAACACAAAACATAAcagaataatataatttaaaaacttaTTAAAGTACCCAACTCTATTATCAAAATATCTAACAGTTAATttttatcttattaaattaaatgGCCATTTCAACGAAGCGGTCTAAGAAAGAGGCGACCCAAGAAAACCGGTTAAGAGAGGTtgcatattaaaaattaattatcgtTTGCAGTAATACGGTTCCCTTATTTTCTTCTACATATCTCTCTTATCTATTTTCACATACCGCTCCAACCCGATTCGGCTCCGAAATGGACTCTGAGTCTGTAAGTTCCGCGAATCCCTCACGCTTGCCTCTGAGCGTTTAGAAAGAAACTTTTCGGGAAAATAACataagagaaaacaaaaaaaaactgaatCCATCCATTTCTAGGGCTTTAATTGAATGTATTCatctatatatttaaaatttaaatattaattggacgttattttttctttttctttttgtttttcatatCTAGTTTTGAAGGATTCGCGATTGTAAATGCTGCTTAGGGTTCTTGAAGAATTGCTgctttgaaatatatatatttcgaTTTGGAACGGGTTTTCCTGGGTTGGTTTTTTAATGTTGGAACCTTTTCTTTTTGGAGGAGGTAGCTTGATTGGGGGGgttgattttagggtttttagccATTGATTTGTAAAACGGGAAAGATAGGTTTGGGTTAGAGGATAATGTGTATACTGTGTGTGATTCAGAAGTGGTCTCGCCGGGTTGCTACGATGCTGCCTTGGTTAGTTATACCTCTCATAGGTTTATGGGCTCTTTCTCAGCTATTGCCACCTGATTTTCGATTTGAGATCACGTCCCCAAGGCTGGCTTGCGTTTTTGTGCTTTTGGCAACTCTGTTTTGGTATGAGATTTTAATTCCCCGGCTATCTGCTTGGAGGGTTAGAAGGAATGCACGCCTCAGGGAGAGGAAGAGGTTTGAGGCTATAGAACTGCAGAAGCTTCGTAAAACTGCGACACGAAGGTGCCGGAACTGCCTGACTCCATATAGGGATCAGAAACCTGGTGGTGGTCGGTTTATGTGCTCTTATTGTGGCCATATTTCAAAGAGACCTGTTTTGGACTTGCCAGGTCCACCTGGTCTGGGTATTTCAAATTCTGGGATCATTAAGGATCTTGTTGGAAAAAGTGGTAAAATCTTGAATGGAAAAGGATGGTCGGAGAATGGGTGGATGTGTGGGCAGGATTGGTTAGAGAATGGCAACTGGGTCTCTGGGTCCGTTGGAGGGAAGCCTAGCTATTGGTGGAAGAATGGCACAGGTGACTTTGGAGGAGATGAAGATTGTTTGGCGAAGAAATCTTATTCAGGAATTGTTATTTTTGCATGCAGACTGTTAACGTCCTTCTGGAGCATTAGGTGGCTTTTGAGAAGGATTTTTGGGGTTAGTTCATCGAATTATGATGCTTCATCTGATGCAGACCACAGGGGCATGTTGACTAAGAGGGGTGAGAGTGGGACAAGCTTTCATGAGAGCAGAGGAGAAAAAACACGCAGAAAAGCTGAAGAAAAGAGACAGGCTAGGTTAGAAAAAGAGCTTTTGGAGCAAGAAGAGAGAAAGCAAAGAGAGGAGGTTGCAAGATTGGTGGAAGAAAGGAGGAGACTGAGGGATGAAAAATTGGAGGCTGAAAGAGATCGCAGCAAATTATCACCATCTGCAAAGGAGAAAGAGATAAAAAGGGAAGCTGAAAATAAGTCTAAAGAGAGAAGGAAAGAGAAAGATAAAGCATTTAGTAAGAGCCACACTGATGCAGAAGAGCTTGAAAAGAGAGCTGTTAAGGAAGCTGAACTGAAGCGTGACTTTGATAAGAAGTGTGAGATTGATTTCCGGGAACATCTGAGGTCTGGGTCTGATAATCTAAAGGGCAATGCTCTAGAAACAGGACATGTAATTAAAAGTACTCCTGCAATTAATTTTAGCCGGGGAAATGGTGGAACTAGATACCTTGACCGTATGAGGGGTACATTTTTGTCATCCTCTAAAGCTTTTACGGGAAGTAGTTTCTTTGGAAAGAATACTAATATTCCTGCTAttgcaaaagaaaacaaaactaataATCCTGTAGACCATGCCCATACTTCAGCCGATAGGAGAGATTTCTGTCCATCTGAACGAGTAGCTGGGAAGTTGAGTATGGATGGAGATGATAAGAATGTTAAAAACAACCACTCTGTAAGTTATTTGGCCCTGTTATTTGAGTTCATtatttagtaaattagtaaaATTCTTACCTCTCTGTATGATAATGAAAATACGGGCATTTTCTTTTGAAATGATCCCAAATGCTAAGTGACTACAAAGTAGAATACCACTATGGCTGTATTAAGAGCAACCATCAGCCAGCTGGTTCCAGTGCtaaatgaaattttcaagctttcctTGTTAGCAATATAATTGTATTATTGTTGTCATTTTTTCCCATGTGTGGTCCAGCACATATTTTCATGTCTTGGTTCTAAATGCGAGCCCCGAAGTTATTGGGGTCATGGCTTGTTGGTTTGGTTGGGCATATCTCATATTTTCCCTGGAATCAGCATGTTTTATTTATGTAGAATCTGATGTTTTCTTGAAGATTATGTGGTCTTCGGTATGCATTATAGAACTTTATGTAGAAATAAACGATGCTAAAATATGGAGTTGTTCAATGCAGGTGCTTTCAGAACCCCAACTGTGGGCAGCACCTAAAAAGTCTTGGCAACAGTTATTTACTCGTTCTCCTTCTCTTCCTCCCGTCTCAAATGCAAATGTTATTAGTAGACCGACTTCGAAGAATAAACCAGAAGCTGAGGGCTCACAATTTCCTAGTCATTCAACAATACAAACATTTGATAATCCTATAAATTTTGGACTACCATCGCCATTTATATCTATGTACAGAAATGGAGTCCCCAGCAGTAGTTTAGGTTTCTCACCAGCTATTGAACCCACTTTCCGTCGTGCTGCTGAAGGGCTAAGTGAAATTATACCAGAAGAACCAGAGCTTTTTGAAGACCCCTGTTATGTTCCTGATCCTGTATCCTTGCTTGGGCCTGTTTCTGAGTCGCTTGATAATTTTCAGTTGGACTTGGGTGCTGGGTTTGGGACAGATGTGGGAATGGAAAGGCCTCGTGGTTTGAAGAATATATCTGCTTCTTCTGAAATTAACAAGCCCTCACCTATTGAATCTCCATTGTCAAGATCACGTTCTGCTACCCCAAGGGCCCAAGATCTTCAAACTTCTCCTGTGGATGATACTAATGCAAATGAGAAAAGGACATGGCAGATGTGGAGCAGTTCTCCCCTTGGTCAGGATGGTCTGGGCTTGATGGGTGATCCAGCAAGCTGGCTCCTACCCCTGGAACATAATAGATCAAACAAGGATGACTTTTTGCACGCTTCTTCTCAGAAAACTATGGCATCATTGTTCGCAAAAGAGGACCCTATACTTGCGGGAAAACTATCTCCTCAGAAGGTTTTTCTTGGTAATGGCCAGAATGGTGGAACATTTAGTCCTGTAACCAGCCTGAGTGATCATGATCCATGGTTACAGGATACTTCCTTTCCACCATTATGTGGTGGTAATAACCATTTTCCTAACAAGTCTCTGGACGAAATGAGTTATGGAAGTCTCAACAGATCTGCAGGCACCCATCCATTCGAGCCTTCTGCTGCAAACTGTTGGCCCAAGTGAGTCAATCAAACTTAAATCCTACCCTTAAATGCTAATATTTCACATATTTGTAGATGGAAAAGAAAGAACTTCGAATGTTGTTGAGTTTGCATATTAAATCGGTTCCATAAAAGTCCGATTATTGTTGAATCTCAGCAGTAGAAATGGGGTCGATCAAAGGTTTCCAAATTTCATTTCTACCTTTTGGTTTATATTGCATGCTTCTTTGGTCACTGGGAAATAAAGGCTGTGGCTTGAATCTTAGTATGTGACCAATTGAGGGTAAATGGTGCAGCTGTTGACTATCATTCCAGTTACAGTGTTCTCGTTATTGCTTGTAGTGAAACTGATGTTGATGGCATCTTTGGAGTTATTCCTCGTATTAATATGTCTTTTATCATTATTGAACTGTTGACGGTATAATTTTGGTGTTGGTAGCCATTCACTTAATCCATCTGGAAAAATGGTCTTGTGTGCCCATGTTTGTTTAATGCATTTGAACTTATAATGGTTATCTAACATTTGGGGGGTACTGTTTTCTTTTGCAGGAATGAATGGGTTATGCAAGATTCAGAACAACCAGTTGGGAAGTCATCTATTTCAAGGCCCCATGTTggcggtttatttcacaaccagaTGTACAGTCACTTTGGTAATTTGattgaaatagaaaaacaaaagtgACACATAGCTAATTGGAGGATTTACTCGATGCATGCTTTGAAACAATAACAGCTCTTGATCCTACTTTGTCGATCATAGTTAGATTTGCGATATCTTAATGTTGGTAGTTCGGTAGACTTGAACTATGGTACATGGACTCAGATATGATGGATACgggtatatttaatttttttttcttatttgggTGATGTTTACATGGTTATATTCCATATACATGTTCATGTTCGAATATGCTTACAAATACTcggagaaaattcaagaaaattgaAAAGTGGATACAATCTTTGTACAATCCTGTTGAAGACAGATCCGGAGATGACTGTGCATACAGTTTTCAATATTTGTGGGTTCAGTTGAAGTAGATGTACACAAGTGTGAAGAACCCCATGGAAGTAATATCTAAGTatgagtaattttataaatattagagaTTTTATAACACGTGAAAACTAGAGTTAGCAAACGAGCAGGTTCTGATTAGGCTTACTTTGGATttaaatttaggtttattttggatttaaattttttcagAGGTCTGACTTTTTAGAGTTTGGATTAATTCGGGCTCGGGACCTTTTGGATTCAGACCATTTCGGGCTCGAATTGAATTAGACTTTACGGGCTCTAGCAAATTTAAATAACTATGAAATTTATAagttatagtttttttaaaaaaaatttaaatggaataatatattttacatttatgCGATGACAACTAACAAATTTAAATAACTATGAAATTTATAAGTTATaggtttttaaaaaagaatttaaatagaataatatattttacatttatgCGATGACAACGCAACTCAAATTTGCtttataaaaagaataaattatatatatttaacaaagttattacatataaaataattagagtgcttattgtatgtaaaatatattttatattattttataatattacaaaaattaatgaaaatatcttttgaatattatatgatattgacaattaaataagtttttttatctttcttataAAATTTATAGACTTAATACTCATCCTAAAATATTTATTCTAAAATCTAAATATATTAGATTAAACTCAAACCCAAATAATATACTTATTACACCTGaactcaaaataaattaattatagctTAAATTTGAAGTCCaaaataaaagatatttaaaTCTAATACACATACAATTTGTAAAGTTAAAGaccaattcaatatttaatttaaaaaatgatatattttaagatattaaaattttagtaaaattttatgtatgtttagttataattataaacatatattttaatatactaaattacaTATAACTATTGATACAAATATCTTTTATTAgaatctataatataataatacttattatattaatatttataaaatatattacttcATTATATAATGCTATATCACATACTATAAAAGTAGAGTAATACATAATAtagtaattattatcatatattattgtttattatactggttgaaatatgctctaagttCTTATACTTTTCCTACATTTGAAAGTTACCTctcctactatattatataatgctatatcatatcatatcatatagtatataatatatattaatagtttatatatatacatcaatgaTTAAATATTACAATATCTTGTAAtgctatatcttttattataatataatagtagtacattatatatttatattttatatattattgtttattattatactaattgaAATATGCACTAAAAGCTCTTATATTTTTCGTACATTTGAAAGTTAGCCTtcctattatattatataatgctatatcatatcatatattatgattaaacattataatatcatgtaatactgaatcttttattataatctatattataataatagttatatattaaaatattattttatgtatccAATTTAGTATATCAATTTAAGGTCAGGTAAGATAATCAATTTCGATAatagttatataatatattattatattatcattaaagtttaaatttatagagtttgataattattaattttatatatttattatacatatataattatagtattaaaaatattttactttaatttaatgtttctACAAATTTACTTCACTTTATAATccaacataaaaaattattattaattacttttcctattaataaaattttaatctaacattaaaaaaagaattcttgtttatttatattttaagtaatataataaaattatattaattattaatgtctaTCTTGGCAATTCAGTAATAAAGTCGAGCTTTTTCGAACTTTGAGTCAAATTTATCTCGGGCTCGAGTATGTTACAGTTTGGACTTTCTTGGACTTGGGTTTTTTCGGGTTCAGATTTTCTCAGGCTCAAGCTTTCTCAGGCTTGGAATGTTATGGGCTCTGATTGACATGAAACATGGGTGGGCTTTTGAGCTTGAGTTTGTTTTGCCCACTCTAGTGGAAACCTTGTATTTAGAATACAAGTATgcatttaaaataacataatgaattaaaaaaatatttatgttttgaaAGTAATAATAACACCGGTGTACAAAATTAAATATGCAATATGTACAGTGAAAACTtgtgtaataatattaaaatgtacaaagaaatataaaataaaacattggTTGTAATGGTAAAGTTGAGGTTTTATGTATGTTGATCGCATGGAATCAAATCTTGTCGCTAGTAAtgatttattgattttatttaaaatgtaaaagaCAAACGTACCTTAGTAAGaatataacatatttcaaatatGTAAGGGTAGTTT contains the following coding sequences:
- the LOC107910670 gene encoding uncharacterized protein; its protein translation is MCILCVIQKWSRRVATMLPWLVIPLIGLWALSQLLPPDFRFEITSPRLACVFVLLATLFWYEILIPRLSAWRVRRNARLRERKRFEAIELQKLRKTATRRCRNCLTPYRDQKPGGGRFMCSYCGHISKRPVLDLPGPPGLGISNSGIIKDLVGKSGKILNGKGWSENGWMCGQDWLENGNWVSGSVGGKPSYWWKNGTGDFGGDEDCLAKKSYSGIVIFACRLLTSFWSIRWLLRRIFGVSSSNYDASSDADHRGMLTKRGESGTSFHESRGEKTRRKAEEKRQARLEKELLEQEERKQREEVARLVEERRRLRDEKLEAERDRSKLSPSAKEKEIKREAENKSKERRKEKDKAFSKSHTDAEELEKRAVKEAELKRDFDKKCEIDFREHLRSGSDNLKGNALETGHVIKSTPAINFSRGNGGTRYLDRMRGTFLSSSKAFTGSSFFGKNTNIPAIAKENKTNNPVDHAHTSADRRDFCPSERVAGKLSMDGDDKNVKNNHSVLSEPQLWAAPKKSWQQLFTRSPSLPPVSNANVISRPTSKNKPEAEGSQFPSHSTIQTFDNPINFGLPSPFISMYRNGVPSSSLGFSPAIEPTFRRAAEGLSEIIPEEPELFEDPCYVPDPVSLLGPVSESLDNFQLDLGAGFGTDVGMERPRGLKNISASSEINKPSPIESPLSRSRSATPRAQDLQTSPVDDTNANEKRTWQMWSSSPLGQDGLGLMGDPASWLLPLEHNRSNKDDFLHASSQKTMASLFAKEDPILAGKLSPQKVFLGNGQNGGTFSPVTSLSDHDPWLQDTSFPPLCGGNNHFPNKSLDEMSYGSLNRSAGTHPFEPSAANCWPKNEWVMQDSEQPVGKSSISRPHVGGLFHNQMYSHFGNLIEIEKQK